Proteins from one Elgaria multicarinata webbii isolate HBS135686 ecotype San Diego chromosome 3, rElgMul1.1.pri, whole genome shotgun sequence genomic window:
- the LOC134393946 gene encoding lysozyme C-1-like: protein MPEAPQLRAGPAGPAGPAAQQAQSCGPAGSLVAQQAEIRVTFEASLSHPLEALRHEGSVQRAMKAFAVALVSLAIMASEAKLFHRCELAKIFKSHGLDRFRGYSLGDLFLDDDLDDDIMCAKKIVQAPNGMGACSLDRSSYSVQRAVAMKALAVALVSLAIIASEAKVFHRCELAKIFKKHGLDGYHGYSLNNLFQDDDLTDDIRCAKKIVQTPKGMGAW from the exons atgcctgaggctccccagctgcgtGCTGGGCCTGCTGGGCCTGCTGGGCCAGCAGCCCAGCAGGCCCAGTCTTGTGGCCCAGCAGGCAGTCTTGTGGCCCAGCAGgcagagataagggttacctttgaggccagccTTTCTCATCCACTTGAAGCCTTGCGGCACGAGGGAAG TGTCCAGAGAGCGATGAAAGCCTTTGCTGTTGCCCTCGTCAGCCTAGCCATCATGGCAAGTGAGGCCAAGTTGTTTCACAGATGTGAACTAGCGAAGATTTTCAAAAGTCATGGGCTGGATAGATTCCGTGGCTACAGCCTGGGTGACT TGTTCCTTGATGATGACCTCGATGATGACATCATGTGTGCCAAGAAAATTGTCCAGGCTCCAAATGGGATGGGAGCCTG TTCTTTGGACAGATCCTCATACAGTGTCCAGAGAGCAGTAGCCATGAAAGCTCTTGCTGTTGCCCTTGTCAGCCTAGCCATCATAGCAAGTGAGGCCAAGGTGTTTCACAGATGTGAACTAGCAAAGATTTTCAAAAAGCATGGGCTGGATGGATACCATGGCTACAGCCTGAACAATT TGTTCCAAGATGATGACCTCACGGATGACATCAGGTGTGCCAAGAAAATTGTCCAGACTCCAAAGGGGATGGGAGCCTGGTGA